A window of Persicobacter psychrovividus contains these coding sequences:
- a CDS encoding fibronectin type III domain-containing protein, with the protein MRSTNSRRIAIYFFAIALTMAIMVGCVLESPEFIFPKPEVTLSSDKSTEINVSWDRIIGAGAYNVKYERKVISNGDFSNANGRAVNNGDETFINIEDKVNLVPEQLYEVIVEVKSEARGEVKQVSEIEEVVIGELKAPLGLVTPLSPDNSSSIRFHWPPAAGATHYLVKVYWDASPDDNSELLELEKEITVKDLGAVDSLNLLVDELRSDAKYRIGIFSMYEYQEYNNQGEPLKDLSYIYSKDSATTYNREFIKTNELYPPTGIHIDQVGLDQMSVVWNNDALVKNYFLEVSSSPDFLKDGEHYYTELKVGSDSVVTVNGLTPSTKSLPRKYYARVYVQNDYTQSDPSKVVSVTTGQFHSPRNLQFVNKKNEITVSWDGVAYASHYDVELLSLDETVFKQAKNVADTFYVFRALKADQQFRFRVQAKNNKLNNASKSDFSEYAAANTEQVPAPTDFTVSGVYLTKLKVAWTPKEHIDKYRIYYYREGDSEESVKTKEVADTESETFIEGLEPDEKYQVRIVSVFEEVESRSTSILDNPVATEVLRAPYMPASENGYDTAHLDWMHRYDNIAPVGFEVLFDETLRFDAGEFRYGYSETTSFTTPNDLIPNGEGYKFKVRAVFEEGKLFYSDYSVAYTFATADLAVPQDLETTEEAIDALKFSWSPVDYHGQGAAGDYLLQYATKSDWSDSVNVTLTGETTFLAENLQKATTYKYRVKGLFKHFSSAWSAVEQGQTLGLNSPTLVGIDLTFNSMQPSWQVVTDATGYRLAIYEREDYSDEPVVLELSVNSYMLQNLQPATYRYFRLYSRFGNEYSDTPEEFSAQTLFYSQPSPPMVVQSNYTNIMLQWHEVVAGGFKADKYTLYWSATNDIGQAIAIPVIGTSQTVSALQPANTYYFWLQAHYQQHQSPISEVQPVSTRTLEVPQFTTTGSTNPDEISLAWTAVPYSNVYEAEYSTDADFNTDVNVLNLNSTAYTLGGLQKNTAYYFRIRGVFEGNRSAFSTITMQETIDLATPENLREKSVDFYSMAIEWDAVSPVTSYTLFVSSTVNNASAQQIAIPANTTTYNIADLSPGTNRYFSVRANYKGEQSGKSTEIRVSTLILVEPKGLALADATYNTMQASWEAVELATEYELEWSTEASFVSPQRMTLGASSLAHTITGLAPDQLYHVRFRAKVGDHYSQYSSVEQLKTPALEVPAVNEATAVTAAGFRANWSATVMGYETEYEIWMGTTSSVGSEPTFKVGTANSYDFAELSKNKAYFYRVRGWYNSHYSEWSEPQAVNTLALVAPTNLAISNITFNSMDLSWDAEANANGYQLAWADEATFSNPKTTNVTGTSFKLTGLKAGTHWYFKLYSLYDTEKSDSFASADASTLDLAKPVMKTSTDVVFSGFTAHWELVENATSYTLQYSEFADFSTASERAIPDGDVGSLALTDLQPAKTYYVRVRAWITDHFSAFSDAENTTTEAIPAPDGLMISSITQDQFTISWLEDDFDEYEINISGGTSRVERAGSSTTYLVSNLERNTVYQVSVSGVYNGSYKVESTEKTVTTKDLLAPTNLAVDGVSFNAIDLSWNIADDAQKYELQYAVDAAFSSDPKTVIVSGSAFKLDNLLPGTKYYFRLRSVYNTQLSDYSAAITATSLALEKPVLTNIDEIDFKSAQANWNAVSNASRYTIEYAIDASFSAATQIEVTDGSLEHVKLEGLMPNTSYHVRMRAWISDHFSAYSEPLDFTTSGMTAPSMVLISTVEQDGFTVSWMGDDFESYELHLSGGSTAVVNVGNNFSYTFTDLQKATDYSVQVYGLYGPVYKAASVVKSTTTEDLLAPEDFSISSVNFNEIHLQWTAAADAQSYELAYATDAAFSDQVLVTAISGTDYSLTSLLPGTTYHFKIRSVYNKVKSSYSSPISGGTDNLATPVVTQLSGQTFNAFTAEWNTVDKATSYTIEYATDNAFTNAGQLTVTAPATSVAIPGLVPNTTYYVRMKAWVDGFATAYSNVLNTTTEQIDAPVIAATVTALPDALSFSWTGDHFESYEVHMTGPGMDETINVGSVNSWSYGSLTHHSSYTFTVSGVYATSYKVSSAAKTATTQKLNTPSGFTAGTADFNKITLNWAEVTNAGAYEIEYADNSGYTSSTLISVNGTSHTLNNLKPGTSYYFRIRSAYNAQRSEFSADLTASTLALEKPVLTTIDNIGFKSAKAHWNEISNASRYTVEFATDASFTAATQVEVADGTITSTDLAGLMPNTPYHVRMRAWISDHFSDYADVKTFTTTNMDAPTALVFSNVTQDAFDVSWTANDFDSYEIHLSGGKDQVINTGGSKSYRISNLELATAYTVKVVGLYGATYTVDGPTDDVTTKGLLAPTGFSVASKDFNNINLTWTAAMDAQQYEIAYSVNADMSDAVVIADLTGTSHSLGNLLPGTMYYFTIRSVYNNVKSDFSAKISGATDAMSTPTITALKDQTFNQFAVEWNKVDLATSYTVEYATDNGFASAGQVVVPDGNLTTVVIPNLLPNTTYYVRMKAWVNEYSTAYSATSDITTSSIAKPAISSPVGSTPDALMISWTGTDFESYEVKVVGGSTNKTMNVGNVNTYTVGSLANNKAYTITVTGIYGSTYRVSSTAEAATTKTLSAPADFAVGTTTFYTIPLSWTANALAGSYEIEYSESGAFSPSTVIAVSGSSHSLENLNPGTTYHFRIRSVYNAEKSDFSTPAITATTETLEKPEISSVTVNSYNDMTVAWPAVSGATSYRVEYSEQSNFTPTEQLTVGSTSANLTGLKPGTLYYIRLKAYISDHFSDYSDQVIATTSAMPVPSLSAATNITVDGFTANWQAIDYGPTDGYILVVNKDGEATQEINVGNVTAYPITGLEQSSTYYYTVKGVHNGHASAERLPKVDVMTSAVLAPAVSSPAETTYTSVKIEWTKNTGNSGEETGFLVKYGLASDLSDASVVNLDGNILTYSVEGLKQNETYYFAVASIIGGQISEYSTTISGTTKEVPVPTGLSLGSETLTEFEVQWDHLAEATEGYILLIAEQSNFSNSTRYNPVVGATSQTVTGLSNNTLYYVKLRAKADGALSKFTASESTTTQALGTVGAPTVSTPDYTSATVSWSAAMNANSYTVQFSEDNSFASYQQLPVGNVTSANLTGLKSATQYWVRIMAVHLTEETVSASNNFTTATLGVPDLSFGTVTESSIAVSWATVTDATGYQLEWAKDINFTTDKQTVTLSENSRVVSGLEDHTTYYFRARALKDGDVVSAYGTPKSQQTNQLPAPTGLAMSADNDNAGDRQVSFGWNAVPGATSYMLRRYDQTGTTLIEEVTISVNNHTFNALPAASTYQFSVVAVGTNESQPSAMILYTTATI; encoded by the coding sequence ATGCGCTCCACCAATTCCCGACGGATAGCGATTTACTTTTTTGCCATTGCCCTGACAATGGCCATAATGGTAGGATGTGTCCTGGAATCTCCAGAGTTTATTTTCCCTAAACCAGAAGTAACACTTTCCTCTGATAAATCCACAGAAATTAATGTCAGCTGGGATCGGATCATTGGAGCGGGAGCTTATAATGTAAAGTATGAAAGAAAGGTCATCTCCAATGGGGACTTTTCCAACGCCAATGGGCGGGCAGTAAATAATGGCGATGAAACGTTTATCAATATTGAAGATAAGGTAAACCTTGTACCTGAGCAGCTTTATGAAGTGATCGTCGAAGTAAAGTCCGAAGCGCGAGGCGAGGTAAAACAGGTTTCTGAAATTGAAGAGGTGGTTATTGGTGAATTGAAAGCGCCACTTGGTTTGGTTACGCCACTGAGCCCGGATAATTCCTCTTCTATCCGCTTTCATTGGCCACCGGCAGCTGGGGCGACCCACTACCTGGTGAAAGTTTATTGGGATGCCAGCCCAGATGATAACTCGGAGTTGCTTGAACTTGAAAAAGAGATTACGGTAAAAGACCTCGGAGCGGTCGACAGCCTGAATTTACTGGTAGATGAGCTGCGCTCAGATGCCAAATATAGGATAGGGATTTTCTCTATGTATGAATATCAGGAATATAACAATCAGGGAGAACCCTTGAAGGACCTGAGCTATATTTATTCCAAAGATTCTGCGACGACCTATAATCGTGAGTTTATTAAAACGAACGAGCTTTACCCACCTACTGGTATTCATATCGATCAGGTGGGCTTGGATCAAATGAGTGTGGTTTGGAACAATGACGCTTTGGTGAAGAACTACTTTTTGGAAGTATCATCAAGCCCTGATTTCCTCAAGGATGGGGAACATTATTATACTGAATTGAAGGTGGGCAGTGATTCTGTGGTAACAGTTAATGGCCTGACCCCTTCGACCAAATCGTTGCCCAGAAAATATTATGCGCGGGTATATGTTCAGAATGATTACACGCAATCGGACCCTTCCAAAGTTGTCAGTGTAACCACCGGACAGTTTCATTCACCGCGTAACTTACAGTTTGTTAATAAGAAAAATGAGATTACCGTCAGCTGGGATGGTGTAGCGTATGCCTCGCATTACGATGTAGAGCTACTTTCGCTCGATGAAACCGTTTTTAAGCAGGCAAAAAATGTTGCGGATACCTTCTATGTATTCCGTGCACTGAAAGCGGATCAGCAGTTCAGGTTCCGTGTTCAGGCAAAAAATAACAAGCTGAACAACGCTTCCAAAAGTGATTTCTCTGAATATGCTGCGGCCAATACCGAGCAGGTCCCTGCGCCAACAGATTTCACCGTATCAGGTGTTTACTTAACGAAGCTCAAAGTCGCATGGACACCCAAGGAGCATATCGACAAATACCGCATCTACTATTATAGAGAAGGGGATAGCGAGGAGTCGGTGAAAACCAAAGAAGTGGCGGACACGGAGTCTGAAACTTTTATTGAAGGACTGGAACCCGACGAAAAGTATCAGGTAAGAATTGTAAGTGTTTTTGAAGAGGTAGAGTCACGATCGACTTCTATTCTCGATAATCCTGTGGCGACGGAGGTTTTGAGGGCTCCTTATATGCCGGCATCTGAAAACGGCTACGATACCGCCCACCTGGATTGGATGCACAGGTATGACAATATTGCCCCTGTTGGATTTGAGGTATTGTTTGATGAAACCCTGCGCTTTGACGCCGGGGAATTCCGCTACGGTTATTCAGAAACCACCAGTTTTACGACACCAAATGATTTGATCCCGAATGGGGAAGGTTATAAATTCAAAGTCCGCGCAGTTTTTGAAGAAGGAAAACTGTTTTACTCTGATTATTCTGTGGCTTATACTTTTGCTACGGCGGATTTAGCGGTACCACAGGATCTTGAAACTACTGAAGAAGCAATTGACGCACTGAAATTCAGCTGGTCACCGGTTGATTATCATGGTCAGGGTGCCGCAGGAGATTACTTGTTGCAATATGCAACTAAAAGCGACTGGTCTGATAGTGTGAATGTAACCCTTACGGGCGAAACCACTTTTCTGGCAGAAAATCTGCAGAAAGCCACGACCTATAAATATCGGGTGAAGGGATTGTTCAAGCATTTTTCTTCAGCATGGTCAGCGGTTGAGCAAGGGCAAACCCTCGGACTGAACTCGCCAACATTGGTGGGCATCGACCTGACTTTTAACTCGATGCAACCAAGCTGGCAGGTGGTAACAGATGCTACGGGCTATCGCCTGGCGATCTATGAGCGTGAGGATTATTCCGACGAGCCTGTTGTGCTTGAATTGTCCGTCAACTCCTACATGCTTCAGAACCTGCAACCGGCGACTTATCGCTATTTCAGACTGTATTCCCGTTTTGGAAATGAATATTCTGATACGCCTGAGGAGTTTTCTGCACAAACTCTTTTCTACAGCCAGCCATCACCGCCAATGGTGGTGCAAAGCAACTATACCAACATTATGCTTCAGTGGCATGAGGTTGTTGCGGGAGGTTTTAAGGCGGATAAGTACACGTTGTACTGGTCAGCGACCAATGATATTGGCCAGGCCATCGCTATTCCTGTGATTGGAACGAGTCAGACGGTAAGCGCTTTACAGCCGGCCAATACCTATTATTTCTGGTTGCAGGCACATTATCAGCAGCATCAGTCACCTATTTCTGAGGTGCAACCCGTGAGCACGAGAACACTTGAAGTACCACAGTTTACCACGACAGGATCTACAAATCCTGATGAGATTTCTTTGGCCTGGACAGCGGTGCCTTATTCCAATGTTTATGAAGCGGAATATTCTACAGATGCCGATTTCAATACCGATGTTAATGTATTGAACCTGAACTCGACGGCTTACACGCTGGGCGGTTTGCAGAAAAATACCGCCTATTATTTCAGAATTCGAGGAGTTTTTGAGGGCAACAGATCAGCCTTCTCAACCATAACGATGCAGGAAACCATCGACTTGGCAACGCCAGAAAACTTGCGTGAAAAGTCGGTAGATTTTTACAGTATGGCCATAGAATGGGATGCCGTAAGTCCGGTAACTTCCTATACCCTGTTTGTGTCGAGCACAGTAAATAACGCCTCCGCACAGCAAATCGCTATTCCTGCCAATACAACGACCTATAACATCGCCGATCTTAGTCCGGGCACCAATCGCTATTTCAGTGTGCGTGCCAACTATAAAGGGGAGCAGTCTGGAAAAAGTACAGAAATCCGGGTATCGACCTTAATTTTGGTAGAGCCTAAAGGTCTTGCCCTGGCGGATGCGACTTACAATACCATGCAAGCGAGTTGGGAAGCGGTAGAGCTGGCCACCGAATATGAACTGGAATGGTCTACGGAGGCCTCTTTTGTCAGCCCACAACGCATGACTTTAGGCGCATCATCTTTGGCGCATACCATTACCGGCCTGGCGCCTGATCAGCTTTATCATGTAAGGTTCAGGGCCAAGGTAGGGGATCATTACTCGCAGTATTCTTCTGTGGAGCAGCTGAAAACCCCTGCGCTTGAAGTGCCGGCAGTGAATGAGGCTACCGCTGTTACTGCCGCAGGATTCAGGGCGAACTGGTCGGCGACGGTGATGGGCTATGAAACAGAATATGAAATCTGGATGGGGACCACCTCAAGCGTAGGCAGTGAGCCGACCTTTAAAGTAGGTACCGCCAACAGCTATGATTTCGCTGAACTGTCGAAAAATAAAGCCTATTTCTACCGTGTGCGGGGCTGGTACAACAGTCATTATTCTGAATGGTCTGAGCCGCAGGCGGTGAATACCCTTGCGCTTGTGGCACCAACAAATTTGGCCATCAGCAATATTACTTTCAACAGCATGGATTTAAGTTGGGATGCGGAAGCCAATGCCAACGGCTATCAGTTGGCCTGGGCAGATGAGGCGACCTTCAGCAACCCAAAAACGACCAACGTTACCGGTACAAGCTTTAAACTCACTGGACTGAAAGCCGGAACCCATTGGTATTTCAAGCTTTACAGTTTATATGATACTGAAAAGTCAGATTCCTTTGCGTCGGCTGATGCCAGCACCCTTGACCTGGCCAAGCCGGTGATGAAAACATCCACAGATGTTGTCTTCAGCGGATTTACCGCCCATTGGGAACTGGTAGAAAATGCCACCAGCTATACGCTGCAATACAGTGAATTTGCTGATTTCAGTACGGCAAGCGAACGTGCGATCCCGGATGGTGATGTCGGTTCGTTGGCATTAACAGACCTTCAGCCAGCGAAAACCTATTATGTACGGGTACGTGCCTGGATTACGGATCATTTCAGTGCTTTTTCTGATGCTGAAAACACCACCACTGAAGCGATTCCTGCACCGGATGGGCTGATGATCTCATCCATTACCCAGGATCAGTTTACCATCTCGTGGTTGGAAGATGATTTTGATGAATATGAAATTAATATCTCTGGAGGAACCAGCCGGGTAGAGCGCGCAGGAAGCAGCACTACTTATTTGGTGAGTAACCTTGAGAGAAATACAGTATATCAAGTATCCGTTTCGGGGGTATATAATGGCAGTTACAAGGTGGAATCAACCGAGAAAACGGTAACCACTAAAGATCTATTGGCCCCAACGAATTTGGCTGTGGACGGTGTGAGTTTTAACGCGATCGATCTCAGCTGGAACATTGCTGATGACGCACAGAAATATGAACTTCAGTATGCTGTTGATGCTGCCTTTAGCTCGGATCCTAAAACCGTGATCGTCTCAGGAAGTGCGTTCAAACTCGACAATCTGTTGCCAGGTACGAAATATTATTTTAGACTCCGTTCGGTATATAATACCCAACTGTCAGATTATTCAGCGGCCATTACAGCGACTTCACTTGCTTTGGAGAAACCGGTACTGACCAATATCGACGAAATCGATTTTAAATCAGCGCAAGCGAACTGGAATGCGGTGAGTAATGCAAGCCGCTATACAATTGAATATGCGATAGACGCCTCTTTCTCAGCCGCAACGCAGATAGAAGTGACGGATGGTTCACTCGAGCATGTGAAATTGGAAGGTCTGATGCCAAACACGTCTTACCACGTAAGAATGCGTGCCTGGATTTCAGATCACTTCAGTGCATATTCTGAGCCGTTGGACTTCACGACCTCAGGAATGACTGCACCTTCGATGGTGTTGATCAGTACGGTGGAGCAGGATGGTTTCACGGTAAGCTGGATGGGGGATGATTTCGAAAGCTATGAACTACACCTTTCCGGCGGAAGCACAGCGGTGGTCAATGTGGGCAATAACTTCAGTTATACCTTTACCGATCTGCAAAAAGCAACAGACTATTCTGTACAGGTTTATGGATTGTATGGCCCAGTGTATAAGGCAGCAAGTGTGGTGAAAAGCACAACCACCGAAGACCTTTTAGCGCCTGAAGATTTCAGTATTTCGTCGGTGAACTTCAATGAAATTCATTTGCAGTGGACTGCTGCAGCTGATGCCCAGTCTTATGAACTGGCCTACGCTACCGATGCGGCTTTCAGTGATCAGGTATTGGTGACAGCGATCAGTGGCACCGATTACAGCCTGACGAGCCTATTGCCAGGAACAACATATCACTTCAAAATCCGAAGTGTTTACAATAAAGTAAAATCAAGCTATTCATCGCCGATCAGCGGTGGAACGGATAACCTTGCGACGCCGGTGGTTACACAACTTTCCGGTCAGACTTTCAATGCGTTTACCGCAGAATGGAATACCGTTGACAAGGCAACAAGCTATACAATTGAGTATGCTACTGATAATGCATTTACAAATGCAGGTCAGTTGACCGTCACAGCGCCAGCCACTTCGGTTGCCATTCCTGGACTTGTGCCGAACACCACTTATTATGTGCGCATGAAAGCGTGGGTGGATGGTTTCGCCACCGCCTATTCCAATGTGCTGAACACCACGACGGAGCAAATCGATGCTCCCGTAATTGCGGCTACAGTTACGGCTTTGCCTGATGCTTTGTCGTTCAGCTGGACTGGTGACCATTTCGAAAGTTATGAGGTCCATATGACAGGCCCCGGCATGGATGAAACCATTAATGTAGGGAGTGTAAACAGCTGGAGTTATGGCAGCTTAACGCATCATTCAAGCTATACTTTCACCGTCAGTGGGGTTTATGCCACCAGCTACAAAGTAAGTTCAGCGGCTAAAACCGCAACTACCCAAAAGCTGAATACACCTTCAGGCTTTACGGCGGGTACAGCAGATTTCAATAAAATTACGCTGAACTGGGCTGAAGTTACAAATGCAGGTGCTTATGAAATTGAATATGCGGATAACAGCGGTTACACCTCATCGACTTTAATTTCAGTGAATGGTACTTCGCATACATTGAACAACCTGAAGCCGGGCACTTCCTATTATTTCAGAATAAGATCAGCCTACAATGCGCAGCGTTCTGAATTTTCAGCTGATTTGACCGCCTCGACCCTCGCACTGGAAAAACCAGTACTGACCACCATAGATAATATCGGGTTTAAATCTGCCAAAGCTCACTGGAATGAAATCAGCAATGCGAGCCGCTATACCGTTGAGTTTGCGACGGATGCCTCTTTCACTGCCGCAACGCAGGTGGAAGTTGCTGACGGAACAATCACCTCGACGGACCTGGCAGGCCTGATGCCAAACACGCCTTACCACGTAAGAATGCGTGCCTGGATTTCAGATCACTTCAGTGATTACGCAGACGTGAAAACATTCACAACCACCAATATGGATGCCCCAACGGCACTTGTATTCAGTAATGTAACGCAGGATGCCTTTGACGTTTCATGGACGGCAAATGATTTCGACAGCTATGAAATTCACCTTTCTGGCGGAAAAGATCAGGTGATTAACACCGGTGGAAGCAAAAGTTACCGCATCAGTAATCTGGAGCTGGCAACGGCCTACACCGTGAAAGTGGTCGGTTTGTATGGTGCGACCTACACCGTGGATGGACCTACTGATGACGTTACCACCAAAGGACTGCTGGCGCCTACAGGATTTAGCGTGGCATCGAAGGACTTCAACAATATTAATTTGACGTGGACTGCCGCAATGGATGCCCAGCAATATGAAATTGCTTATAGCGTGAATGCGGATATGAGTGATGCCGTGGTCATTGCCGACCTGACAGGCACGAGTCATTCGCTTGGGAATTTACTGCCAGGCACCATGTATTACTTTACCATCCGATCGGTTTACAACAATGTGAAATCGGACTTTTCTGCGAAAATCAGTGGCGCAACAGATGCGATGAGTACACCTACCATTACGGCACTGAAAGATCAAACTTTCAATCAGTTTGCAGTGGAATGGAACAAGGTGGACCTTGCGACTTCCTACACGGTAGAATATGCGACGGACAATGGTTTTGCTTCAGCAGGGCAGGTGGTTGTGCCGGATGGTAACCTGACCACGGTCGTGATTCCTAACCTGTTGCCGAACACCACATATTATGTGCGAATGAAAGCGTGGGTGAATGAATATTCGACGGCTTATTCAGCCACAAGCGACATCACCACCAGCAGCATCGCCAAGCCGGCGATCAGCTCGCCAGTGGGGAGTACTCCTGATGCGCTGATGATCAGCTGGACTGGCACCGACTTCGAAAGTTATGAAGTAAAGGTTGTGGGTGGAAGCACCAACAAAACAATGAATGTGGGAAATGTCAACACCTACACGGTGGGCAGCCTTGCCAACAATAAGGCTTATACCATTACGGTTACGGGTATTTACGGATCAACATACCGTGTGAGCAGCACTGCGGAGGCAGCAACAACGAAGACATTGAGTGCACCGGCAGATTTTGCTGTGGGTACCACCACTTTCTATACAATTCCATTGAGCTGGACGGCGAACGCGTTGGCGGGAAGTTATGAAATTGAGTATTCGGAATCCGGTGCTTTCAGCCCATCGACGGTAATTGCGGTGAGTGGTAGCAGCCACAGTCTGGAGAATCTTAATCCGGGAACGACTTATCATTTCAGAATCCGATCGGTTTACAATGCGGAGAAATCTGATTTCTCGACACCAGCGATCACTGCGACGACCGAAACTTTGGAAAAACCGGAGATTAGTTCGGTAACGGTAAATAGCTACAATGACATGACCGTGGCCTGGCCAGCGGTAAGCGGTGCTACAAGCTACCGTGTGGAGTATTCAGAGCAATCTAACTTTACGCCAACGGAGCAACTGACCGTAGGTTCAACATCTGCGAACCTGACCGGACTGAAGCCTGGAACACTTTATTACATCAGGTTAAAGGCTTATATTTCAGATCATTTTTCTGACTATTCTGATCAGGTGATCGCCACTACTTCGGCCATGCCAGTTCCGTCACTCAGTGCCGCGACGAACATTACTGTGGATGGTTTTACGGCCAACTGGCAAGCCATTGATTACGGACCAACCGACGGCTATATCCTTGTGGTTAACAAAGACGGTGAGGCCACACAGGAGATCAATGTGGGCAACGTAACCGCTTATCCTATAACAGGATTGGAGCAGTCTTCGACATATTATTATACCGTGAAGGGCGTACACAATGGACATGCCTCAGCAGAGCGATTGCCAAAAGTAGATGTTATGACTTCGGCGGTGCTTGCCCCTGCGGTATCGAGCCCTGCGGAAACGACTTACACTTCAGTAAAAATCGAGTGGACGAAAAATACAGGAAATTCAGGGGAAGAAACCGGATTCCTGGTAAAATATGGTTTGGCTTCGGACTTGTCGGATGCGTCGGTAGTGAATCTCGACGGTAACATCCTGACCTATTCGGTAGAGGGGCTGAAGCAAAACGAAACGTATTACTTTGCCGTGGCCTCGATCATTGGCGGTCAGATATCAGAATATTCGACGACCATTTCAGGAACAACAAAAGAAGTTCCTGTTCCAACAGGGTTGAGCCTCGGATCGGAGACACTCACGGAGTTTGAGGTGCAGTGGGATCACCTGGCGGAAGCAACAGAGGGTTATATTTTGCTGATTGCGGAACAGTCAAATTTCAGCAACAGCACTCGCTATAATCCAGTTGTGGGCGCAACGAGTCAGACGGTAACAGGCTTGTCGAACAATACCCTTTACTATGTAAAACTCAGAGCAAAAGCGGATGGCGCCTTGTCGAAATTCACGGCAAGCGAAAGCACCACTACGCAAGCGCTTGGAACGGTGGGCGCACCAACAGTCAGTACGCCAGATTATACTTCGGCAACGGTAAGTTGGTCAGCAGCCATGAACGCCAATAGCTATACGGTACAGTTTTCAGAGGACAATAGCTTTGCAAGTTATCAGCAGTTGCCTGTGGGGAATGTTACTTCAGCAAACCTGACGGGCCTAAAATCTGCCACCCAATACTGGGTGCGTATTATGGCTGTTCACCTGACGGAAGAAACGGTTTCAGCTTCCAATAACTTTACCACCGCTACTTTGGGTGTCCCTGATTTGAGTTTTGGGACGGTAACGGAAAGTAGCATAGCGGTATCATGGGCAACGGTTACGGATGCCACAGGTTATCAGCTCGAATGGGCCAAGGATATCAACTTTACCACCGACAAGCAGACGGTAACTTTAAGTGAAAACAGTAGGGTAGTCAGTGGTCTTGAGGATCACACGACCTATTATTTCAGGGCAAGAGCACTGAAGGATGGCGATGTTGTTTCTGCCTACGGTACACCAAAATCTCAGCAA